Proteins from a genomic interval of Trichoderma breve strain T069 chromosome 2, whole genome shotgun sequence:
- a CDS encoding ankyrin repeats (3 copies) domain-containing protein, whose amino-acid sequence MVKASAGTGIFSATYSGIPVYEFQFGGDLKEHVMRRRHDDWINATHILKAAGFDKPARTRILERDVQKDVHEKIQGGYGKYQGTWIPLEAGEALAQRHSVYDRIRPIFEFVPGNESPPPAPRHASKPKAPKSRPPLPKWNSAAAAMPVVEEYENSESVMAGVEDDTPDNLTVASASYVADDDRYDMGHMSTGHRKRKREEQLQDLTEQQHAVYGDELLDYFLLSRNEQPAVKPDPPPNFQPNWLIDAENHTALHWASAMGDVDVIKQLKRFNADVAVRNIRGETPFMRSVNFTNCYDKQTFPSVMKELFETVDVRDSQGCTVIHHAAIMKNGRVYSPSCSRYYLDNILNKLQEALEPSAFQRLIDVQDTDGNTALHLAALRNARKCIRALLGRNASTDIPNNDGVRAEDLIMELNAQKKDRGPQRSSSPFAPDSQRRATFRDAFSAAATTVQSRISPLIMEKFQLLAKSYDEEWHEKDVAEAEARRILTNTQAELNAVRQQITELEAQLEPDDVAAKVMSEANLVRHNVLSLITHQNRLHIHQTVENEMSKLNGDGSSSSNPNNAGMQDDSYEERLTLARQLSQMLMEQRQAETEYVDALSMVGVGDKIEKYRRLLKRCLDSKDGEVLDANLDSLIDMMEEEREVHDMDGSTTAGGEPMDFAVM is encoded by the exons ATGGTCAAGGCCAGTGCAGGTACCGGCATTTTCAGTGCCACGTACAGTGGA atTCCCGTTTATGAATTCCAATTCGGCGGCGACCTAAAAGAACATGTCATGCGAAGGAGGCACGATGACTGGATCAACGCAACACACATCTTGAAAGCCGCAGGCTTCGACAAACCCGCCCGAACGAGAATTCTAGAAAGAGACGTGCAGAAGGATGTTCACGAAAAGATTCAGGGTGGCTACGGCAAATATCAGGGAACATGGATCCCCCTCGAAGCCGGCGAGGCCCTCGCCCAGCGGCACAGTGTCTATGACCGAATACGGCCCATCTTCGAGTTCGTTCCAGGAAACGAGAGCCCCCCTCCCGCTCCTAGGCATGCCAGCAAGCCTAAAGCACCAAAGTCCCGTCCTCCGCTTCCCAAATGGAATTCGG CGGCAGCCGCCATGCCAGTTGTCGAAGAGTACGAGAACAGTGAGAGCGTCATGGCTGGCGTGGAAGACGATACGCCGGACAACCTCACCGTAGCTTCGGCCTCGTACGTTGCCGATGATGATCGCTACGACATGGGCCACATGTCCACTGGCCACcgcaagagaaagagagaagagcagtTACAGGATCTcacggagcagcagcacgccgTGTATGGCGATGAGCTTCTGGACTATTTCCTCCTTTCTAGAAATGAGCAGCCAGCAGTCAAGCCCGATCCGCCGCCAAACTTCCAGCCCAACTGGCTTATTGACGCAGAGAACCACACGGCCCTGCACTGGGCTTCCGCTATGGGCGACGTGGACGtgatcaagcagctcaagagaTTCAATGCAGACGTTGCCGTCCGCAACATTCGCGGCGAGACACCATTTATGCGATCAGTCAACTTCACAAATTGCTACGACAAGCAGACGTTCCCCTCCGTCATGAAGGAGCTCTTTGAGACAGTGGATGTTAGGGACAGCCAGGGATGCACCGTCATCCACCATGCAGCCATCATGAAGAACGGCCGCGTCTACAGCCCGTCGTGCTCAAGATACTACCTGGACAACATACTGAATAAGCTGCAGGAGGCGCTGGAGCCGAGTGCCTTCCAGCGGCTCATTGACGTGCAGGACACTGACGGAAATACAGCGCTGCACCTCGCTGCCCTGCGCAACGCTAGGAAATGCATTCGTGCGCTGCTGGGCCGCAATGCCTCGACGGACATTCCCAACAACGACGGGGTCCGCGCAGAAGACCTCATCATGGAGCTCAATGCTCAAAAGAAGGACCGTGGGCCACAGCGgtcatcttctccctttgcGCCGGATTCCCAGCGGCGCGCCACCTTTAGGGACGCCTTCTCGG CGGCGGCCACGACGGTTCAGTCGCGCATCTCCCCGCTCATTATGGAAAAGTTTCAGCTGCTCGCGAAAAGCTATGACGAGGAGTGGCACGAAAAGGACGTggcagaggccgaggcccGGCGCATCTTGACAAACACCCAGGCCGAGCTGAACGCCGTACGGCAGCAAATCACGGAGCTCGAAGCTCAGCTCGAACCAGACGACGTGGCTGCCAAGGTCATGAGCGAGGCTAACCTCGTCAGGCACAACGTGCTGTCCCTAATTACCCACCAAAACAGGTTGCATATCCACCAGACGGTGGAAAACGAAATGAGCAAGCTGAAcggcgatggcagcagcagcagtaatCCCAACAACGCAGGCATGCAGGACGACTCTTACGAGGAACGGCTTACTCTCGCGCGACAGCTCAGCCAGATGCTTATGGAGCAGCGGCAGGCAGAGACGGAATACGTCGACGCCCTAAGCATGGTGGGTGTCGGCGACAAGATCGAAAAGTACCGCCGCCTGCTGAAGCGCTGCCTCGATTCCAAAGACGGCGAGGTCCTGGACGCGAATCTCGACAGCCTGATTgacatgatggaggaggagcgcgAAGTACATGACATGGACGGGTCGACAACAGCGGGGGGTGAGCCGATGGATTTTGCAGTTATGTga
- a CDS encoding actin domain-containing protein, whose protein sequence is MTEILHNAPIVLDNGSGTIRAGFAGEDLPKCFFPSWVGRPKHLRVLAGALEGDLFIGNKASNELRGLLKIHYPLEHGVVTDWDDMERIWEYVYGEGLKTLSEEHPVLLTEPPLNPRSNRDTAAQILFETFNVPALHTSIQAVLSLYASGRTTGIVLDSGDGVSHAVPVYEGFAMPSSIQRIDVAGRDVTEYLQTLLRKSGYIFHTSAEKEVVRLIKESVSYVAHDPKKEERDWIGVKPNESKFAEYVLPDGHKLKIGAERFRAPEILFDPEIIGQEYPGVHQIVVDAISRTDLDLRKSLYSNIVLSGGSTLTKGFGDRLLTELQKLAVKDMRIKIFAPPERKYSTWIGGSILAGLSTFRKMLVSIDDWHENPDIIHTKFT, encoded by the exons ATGACGGAAATACTGCACAATGCCCCAATTGTGCTGGACAACGGCTCGGGCACCATCCGCGCTGGTTTCGCGGGGGAGGATCTGCCCAAATGCTTCTTCCCCTCGTGGGTCGGCCGGCCGAAGCACCTGCGAGTCCTGGCCGGCGCGCTGGAGGGTGATTTGTTTATAGGGAACAAGGCGTCCAACGAGCTGAGGGGGCTGCTCAAGATCCACTACCCGCTGGAGCACGGCGTTGTGACTGATTGGGACGACATGGAGCGAATTTGGGAGTATGTGTATGGCGAGGGGCTCAAGACGCTGAGCGAGGAG CACCCAGTTTTGCTGACAGAGCCTCCTCTGAACCCCCGGAGCAACCGCGACACGGCCGCCCAGATCCTGTTTGAGACGTTCAACGTCCCCGCGCTGCACACGTCCATCCAGGCCGTGCTGTCGCTATATGCCAGTGGCCGGACGACAGGTATCGTCCTCGATTCTGGCGACGGCGTGTCGCATGCGGTGCCTGTCTACGAGGGTTTTGCCATGCCCAGCAGCATACAGCGGATTGACGTTGCGGGCCGAGACGTGACCGAGTATCTACAGACGCTGCTGCGCAAGAGTGGCTACATCTTCCACACGAGTGCCGAGAAGGAGGTTGTTCGGCTGATCAAGGAGAGTGTGTCATATGTGGCGCATgaccccaagaaggaggagagggacTGGATCGGGGTGAAGCCCAACGAGAGCAAGTTTGCCGAATACGTCTTGCCAGACGGCCACAAGCTAAAG ATTGGCGCTGAGCGATTTAGAGCTCCTGAGATTCTGTTTGATCCCGAAATCATCGGCCAGGAGTATCCTGGTGTGCACCAGATTGTGGTTGATGCCATCAGCCGCACTGACCTGGATCTACGAAAATCGCTCTACAGCAACATTGTCCTATCCGGAGGCAGCACGCTGACAAAGGGCTTTGGTGATCGACTCCTGACGGAGCTACAGAAGCTCGCGGTCAAGGACATGAGGATAAAGATCTTTGCGCCCCCAGAGCGTAAATACTCTACATGGATCGGAGGAAGCATTCTCGCTGGCTTGAGCACCTTCCGCAAG ATGCTGGTGAGCATTGATGATTGGCACGAAAACCCGGATATTATCCACACAAAATTCACATGA